The Myxococcus xanthus genome contains the following window.
TCCAGGTTCACCACCTGGTCGGCGGCCTTGAGGAAGCTGTCGGGCAGTGTCTCCCGCACGGCGACGCCGGTGGCGCGCTCCACCAAATCGTTGAGGCTCTCCAGGTGCTGGACGTTGAAGGCCCCGATGACGTTGATGCCCGCGTCCAGCAACGCCTGCACGTCCTGATAGCGCTTGCGGTGGCGGCACACCGGAAGGTTGGTGTGAGCCAGCTCGTCCACCACCGCCACCTGGGGCTTGCGCGCGAGCACCGCGTCCAGGTCCATCTCCTCCACGGTAACGTCGCGGTAGGAGTACTGCTTGCGCGGCACCACCTCCAGGCCCTCCACCAGCGCCTGCGTGTCCGCGCGGTCATGCGACTCCACGAAGCCCAGCACCACGTCCACGCCGCGCCGCTTCAGCGCGTGTGCCTCCTCCAGCATCCGGTACGTCTTCCCCACCCCGGCCGCGAAGCCGATGTAGAGCTTGAGCCGGCCACGCCTGCCCCGCTCCACCAGCTCCAGGAAGTCCTCCGCGCGTGAGCGCCGCGTCATCGTCATCCTCTGCCCATCTGGTGGGAGGCGGGGCGGAGGATGCCCTCGCGCCCGGCGAATCTCACGTGGTGAATGCGCGTGCCCCCCACGTCGCTCAAGGTGCGCCCTGGCCCGGCGAGGCCCTGCCCCCCACGCCCGGCGCCGCGTCCGGAAGCGGCCCGAAGCGCCTGTCCAACGCGAGGTTCAACAGCAGGACGTTGACGCGCGGCTCGCCCAGCACGCCGAAGGTCCGCCCCTCCACCCGCGCGTCCACCACGTCCAGCACCCGCTCCAGCGCCACGCCGCGGGCCCGTGCCACCCGCGCCGCCTGCCAGCGCGCCGCCTCCGGCGACAGGTGGGGGTCCAACCCAGACGCGGACGTCGTCACCAACTCGGCGGGAACGGGCCCCGCTGCATCCGGATTCTCCCGGCGCAGGCGCTCCAGCTCGGCCGCCGCGCGTTCCTTCAGCTTCAGCGACGTGGGCCCCAGGTTGCTGCCCGAGGACGCCGCGCCGTCGTAGCCCGCGCCAGCGGCGGAAGGACGCGGATGGAAGTACCCCGCCCGGGTGAAGCCCTGGCCGATGAGCGCGCTGCCCACCACGCGGCCCCGGCCGTCCTTCACCCACGAGCCATTGGCCTCCCCCGGAAAGAGGAGCTGCGCAAGCCCGGTGACGGCCAGCGGGTACAGCAGCCCCGTGAGCACCATCGTGACGACGCACGTGCGCAGGGCCGTGAGGAATGTGGAGAACATGGGGATAAGTCCTTTCACGCCAGACCCACGGCGCCGAGCAGCACGTCGATGACCTTGATGCCCACGAAGGGAACGATGACGCCGCCCACGCCGTACAGCAGCAGGCTGCGCCGCAGCAGGGCCTCGGCGCCCAACGGGCGGTAGCGGACACCCTTCAGCGCCAGGGGGATGAGCAGGATGATGATGAGCGCGTTGAAGATGACGGCCGACAGCACCGCGCTGAACGGCGAGGACAACCCCATCACGTTGAGCGGCGCAATCTGCGGGAACACGCCCATGAAGAGCGCCGGGAGGATGGCGAAGTACTTCGCCACGTCGTTGGCGATGGAGAAGGTCGTCAACGTGCCGCGCGTCATCAGCAACTGCTTGCCCACCTCCACCACCTCCAGCAGCTTGGTGGGATTGGAGTCCAGGTCCACCATGTTCCCGGCCTCCTTCGCCGCCTGGGTGCCGGTGTTCATCGCCACGCCCACGTCCGCCTGGGCCAGCGCGGGCGCGTCGTTGGTGCCGTCGCCCGTCATGGCCACCAGCTTGCCGCGGCCCTGCTCGGTGCGGATGAGGGCCAGCTTGGCCTCGGGAGTGGCCTCGGCCAGGAAGTCATCCACGCCCGCCTCGCGTGCAATCGCCGCGGCGGTGCGCGGGTTGTCGCCCGTAATCATCACCGTGCGAATGCCCATGGCGCGGAAGCGGTCGAAGCGCTCCTTGATGCCGCCCTTCACCACGTCCTTCAGGTGGATGATGCCCAGCAGCCGCGCACCGTCCGCCACCGCCAGCGGTGTTCCACCCGCGTCGCCGATACGGCCCGACGCCTGCGCCAGCTCATCCGGCACCGCGCCGCCCTGGGAACGGACGTACGTGACGATGGCGTCCACCGCGCCCTTGCGGATGCTGCGCGGGTGCGGGTCCACCAGGTCACAGCCGCTCATGCGTGTCTGCGCGGTGAAGGGCACGAAGGTGGCGTGGTGCGCCTGGAGCTCGCGCGGGCGCATCTTGTACGTGTCCTTCACCAGCGTGACGATGGAGCGCCCCTCGGGTGTCTCATCCGCGAGACTGGCGAGCTGC
Protein-coding sequences here:
- the kdpB gene encoding potassium-transporting ATPase subunit KdpB, which codes for MSSPASKPASLLDASLLKPAMVDSLRKLHPRDVARNPVMFVVWAGSLLTTVLVVKDLVAPRPDAAPLGFTVQVTLWLWFTVLFANFAEAVAEGRGKAQAGALRKMRKETTARRWKDGREERVPAPDLRKGDEVICEAGDLIPGDGEVVEGIASVDESAITGESAPVIRESGGDRSAVTGGTKVLSDRIRVRISANPGDSFLDRMIGLVEGAARQKTPNEVALHILLVGLTLIFLLACVTLVPLALYSGVPLSGTAVVALLVCLIPTTIGGLLSAIGIAGMDRLLRKNVLAMSGRAVEAAGDVDTLLLDKTGTITLGNRMATELLPMPGVRMEELAEAAQLASLADETPEGRSIVTLVKDTYKMRPRELQAHHATFVPFTAQTRMSGCDLVDPHPRSIRKGAVDAIVTYVRSQGGAVPDELAQASGRIGDAGGTPLAVADGARLLGIIHLKDVVKGGIKERFDRFRAMGIRTVMITGDNPRTAAAIAREAGVDDFLAEATPEAKLALIRTEQGRGKLVAMTGDGTNDAPALAQADVGVAMNTGTQAAKEAGNMVDLDSNPTKLLEVVEVGKQLLMTRGTLTTFSIANDVAKYFAILPALFMGVFPQIAPLNVMGLSSPFSAVLSAVIFNALIIILLIPLALKGVRYRPLGAEALLRRSLLLYGVGGVIVPFVGIKVIDVLLGAVGLA
- the kdpC gene encoding potassium-transporting ATPase subunit KdpC; its protein translation is MFSTFLTALRTCVVTMVLTGLLYPLAVTGLAQLLFPGEANGSWVKDGRGRVVGSALIGQGFTRAGYFHPRPSAAGAGYDGAASSGSNLGPTSLKLKERAAAELERLRRENPDAAGPVPAELVTTSASGLDPHLSPEAARWQAARVARARGVALERVLDVVDARVEGRTFGVLGEPRVNVLLLNLALDRRFGPLPDAAPGVGGRASPGQGAP